One window of Channa argus isolate prfri chromosome 4, Channa argus male v1.0, whole genome shotgun sequence genomic DNA carries:
- the eea1 gene encoding early endosome antigen 1 isoform X2 — protein sequence MFSLIQPRCVWLTHSPDDPPIRRCCLSSVRCSLNSDVNFPFGKLIGVCVQTNTIEVMLRRILQMTPGKGGSQNAESDQPSTDLNHDQTSEGFICPQCMKSHNSAEELFKHYELFHDTGDPPAHMAPTREDLTMLQQEVQDLHASLKEERWFSEELKKELDKVQGQLKQNDGQMTSEDSVLEKKLNDAETEKFNIKQMKDLFEQKAAQLATEIVDLKSRYDEEKSLREAADQRLAKLTDQLQKEKQENERLQTELLQRPGVEDVEVLQKELVQVQTLMDCMTCEREEESERLKSHYEQLQANYTTSEMTISQLKAELEKGPQEVAVYSQQIHELQRNLNNLQQQSQSLSEKLALKEKEYQDLEGCLGAEKADKKAVQTSLKERELEVQELQARATGAEDLLQKTQSELAGRAEEVSKLKSEMTVLELKYAELKVERKQLEQQREERESQGAQQQTEISQLHAKLLEAERQLGEVQGRLKEQRQLSGEKLKDREQQVADLQLKLSRAEEQLKESASKSTDLQHQLEKAKQQYQELQVLQQNTNCKLREAQNDLEQVLRQIGDKDQKIQNLEALLQKSKDIVNQLEAEREDLCAKIQAGEGETAVLNQLKEKNHALQEQVAQLTDKLKNQSESNKQAQDNLHEQVQEQKTLLRSAQDHTHSLETSVTELTAQLADSKEKVAQLDSQLKAKTEILLSTEAAKAAQKANLENQLETVQHTLQDKQQELNKVQKKVDEQTQRLKERQEQSAQLETSFKECKDKLLASEQHIEQLGGFNKKLELQVGELQAAREQVQQELQKLQKEGSEVKQKAKEIQRLLETEKAGASTLQKELKKKAATLTDIQKQLERSEQDKAALKVNLDKVIQEGKTQLAELDRKAQSLATDLQKAQQEKETLRKEFVTLQEGLGKVNKALKESQSQLDTERTNHKSAMEDKEKSNEKARQELLKTNEAITKAVKESKEQMEQMKEAEKTLQVELNSLEQLHSKTQDTLKEKEKELVKLQAQLKTTQGSFEEEMKKLKGQAAELQEINVKKSEEENKLRAQVLGLSQELTTEKSRTAELQKVLEQSHESFNKLQSDFYGKESEVSALRQDLKASEEKLSLAQEELAANQSHQKGLETQIQELKMSRSLLEQEVTKRDQKLQQQEQSMKELQKQQVQFKEELEKEKSKVEDLNKAKIVLEKNNSKITSELIALTDKSEKELSGLQEAKQLLIQQKLELQDQVETVQRALEQEMKEHQATRDSRTQREEQLLVKNKNVQDQLAAEKRAREEQVKRGEEAEAKLGVQVTALNENVATLKREWQGSQRRVSELEKQTDELRGEIAVLEATVQNNQDERRALLERCVKGEGEIEKLQAKLVELRRKLDDTTAAMQELGRENQSLQIKQSQSLTRKWAEDHEVQNCMACGKGFSVTVRKHHCRHCGNIFCAECSSRNALTPSSKKPVRVCETCFEELQG from the exons atgttttctttgatACAGCCACGCTGTGTCTGGCTCACCCATTCTCCGGATGACCCGCCCATTCGCCGCTGCTGTCTGAGCTCGGTCAGGTGTTCGTTGAACAGCGACGTAAACTTTCCATTTGGGAAACTTATTGGAGTTTGTGTCCAGACAAACACAATCGAGGTCATGCTCAGACGGATACTTCAAATG ACTCCTGGGAAAGGAGGCTCCCAAAATGCTGAGTCAGACCAGCCCAGCACGGACCTTAACCATGATCAGACATCTGAG GGCTTCATCTGTCCTCAGTGCATGAAGTCTCACAACTCTGCAGAGGAGCTATTTAAGCACTATGAACTGTTCCATGATACTGGCGACCCTCCTGCTCACATGGCCCCAACTCG TGAGGACCTTACGATGCTGCAGCAAGAGGTTCAGGACCTACATGCTTCTCTTAAG GAGGAAAGATGGTTCTCTGAAGAGCTTAAGAAGGAGTTAGACAAAGTCCAAGGACAACTGAAGCAA AATGATGGGCAAATGACCTCTGAGGACTCAG TTCTTGAAAAGAAGTTGAATGACGCAGAGACAGAAAAgttcaacataaaacaaatgaaagaccTGTTTGAGCAGAAGGCTGCCCAGCTGGCGACAGAGATAGTAG ACTTAAAGTCTCGCTATGATGAGGAGAAGAGTCTAAGAGAGGCTGCTGACCAAAGGCTGGCGAAATTAACTGACCAactgcagaaagaaaagcaggagaATGAGAGACTCCAAACAGAACTG CTGCAGAGACCGGGAGTGGAGGATGTGGAAGTCTTGCAGAAGGAGCTGGTGCAAGTGCAGACGTTGATGGACTGTATGACATgtgagagggaggaggagtCTGAACGCCTTAAAAGCCACTACGAGCAGCTACAGGCTAATTACACTACCTCAGAG ATGACCATATCCCAACTAAAGGCAGAGCTAGAGAAGGGTCCACAAGAAGTTGCTGTCTACTCTCAACAGATTCATGAGCTGCAGAGAAATCTGAATAATTTGCAGCAACAAAGCCAG AGCCTGTCTGAAAAGCTGGCACTGAAGGAGAAGGAGTATCAAGATCTGGAGGGGTGTCTGGGAGCTGAGAAAGCTGACAAAAAGGCAGTCCAAACCAGCTTGAAGGAGAGGGAGCTGGAGGTTCAAGAGCTCCAGGCTCGAGCCACAGGAGCTGAGGACTTGCTGCAGAAGACACAGTCAGAGCTTGCTGGGAGAGCTGAAGAGGTGTCAAAACTCAAGAGTGAGATGACAGTACTGGAGTTGAAGTATGCAGAGCTGAAGGTAGAGAGGAAACAGCTGGAACAGCAgagggaagaaagagaaagcCAAGGTGCTCAGCAGCAGACTGAGATCAGTCAG CTGCACGCCAAACTGCTGGAGGCAGAGAGGCAGCTGGGAGAGGTGCAAGGCCGTTTAAAAGAACAGAGGCAGTTGTCTGGGGAGAAACTGAAAGACCGTGAACAGCAAGTTGCTGACTTGCAGCTCAAACTCTCTCGTGCAGAAGAACAG ctAAAGGAGAGTGCCAGTAAGAGCACAGATCTGCAGCACCAACTGGAGAAAGCCAAGCAGCAGTACCAGGAGCTGCAGGTGctgcagcaaaacacaaactgcaaactACGTGAGGCTCAG AATGACCTGGAGCAAGTGTTGCGTCAGATTGGGGATAAAGACCAGAAGATCCAGAACCTAGAGGCTCTTCTGCAGAAGAGTAAAGACATTGTGAATCAGCTGGAAGCTGAGCGAGAAGACTTGTGTGCAAAGATCCAGGCTGGAGAGGGAGAAACGGCTGTCCTAAATCAGCTTAAAGAGAAAAACCATGCACTACAAGAACAG GTGGCACAGTTGACAGACAAGCTAAAAAACCAGTCTGAGAGCAACAAGCAAGCCCAGGATAATCTACATGAGCAGGTCCAGGAGCAGAAGACCCTGCTGCGTTCAGCGCAGGACCATACCCACtcactggagacctcagtcacTGAACTCACTGCCCAGCTGGCAGATAGCAAAGAAAAGGTAGCCCAGCTAGATTCTCAG ctAAAGGCAAAGACAGAAATTTTGCTGTCTACAGAGGCAGCAAAGGCTGCACAGAAGGCCAATCTGGAGAATCAGCTGGAGACTGTTCAACATACACTGCAGGACAAGCAGCAG GAACTGAATAAGGTGCAGAAAAAGGTGGATGAACAGACCCAAAGGCTCAAGGAGAGACAGGAGCAGTCTGCCCAGCTGGAAACCAGTTTCAAGGAATGCAAAgacaagctgctggcttcagaACAACATATAGAACAGCTAGGGGGCTTCaataag AAATTAGAGTTACAGGTTGGGGAGTTGCAGGCTGCACGGGAGCAGGTGCAGCAGGAATTACAAAAGCTGCAGAAGGAGGGATCAGAAGTGAAGCAGAAAGCAAAGGAGATTCAGCGCTTActagaaacagaaaaagcagg GGCTTCAACACTACAAAaggaattaaagaaaaaggCAGCTACTTTGACTGACATCCAAAAGCAGCTGGAGCGCTCTGAGCAGGATAAAGCTGCTCTAAAGGTGAACTTGGACAAGGTGATCCAGGAAGGAAAGACTCAACTAGCAGAGCTGGACAGGAAAGCTCAGAGTCTGGCAACAGACCTACAAAAAGCCCAACAAGAGAAAGAGACTCTAAGAAAAGAGTTTGTCACTCTTCAAGAGGGTCTGGGAAAGGTTAATAAGGCACTGAAAGAGAGTCAAAGTCAACTGGATACAGAGAGGACGAACCATAAGTCAGCAATGGAGGACAAG GAAAAGTCGAATGAAAAGGCCAGACAGGAGCTCCTGAAGACTAATGAGGCCATTACAAAGGCTGTGAAAGAATCTAAAGAGCAGATGGAGCAGATGAAAGAG GCAGAGAAAACGTTGCAAGTGGAGCTGAACTCATTGGAGCAGCTGCACTCCAAAACTCAGGATACactgaaggaaaaagagaaagaattgGTCAAACTGCAGGCACAACTGAAAACAACCCAGGGCTCCTTTGAAGAGGAGATGAAGAAACTGAAGGGCCAAGCGGCAGAGTTACAGGAAATCAACGTCAAGAAA AGTGAAGAGGAGAATAAGCTGAGGGCCCAGGTGTTGGGGCTTAGCCAGGAGCTAACAACTGAAAAAAGCCGGACAGCTGAGCTGCAGAAAGTACTGGAGCAAAGTCATGAAAGCTTCAATAAGCTTCAGTCTGACTTCTATGGCAAAGAGTCTGAAGTATCTGCCCTGCGTCAAGACCTCAAG GCATCAGAGGAGAAGCTGAGCTTGGCCCAAGAGGAGCTGGCTGCTAACCAATCCCATCAGAAAGGTTTAGAGACTCAGATTCAGGAACTGAAGATGAGCAGAAGCTTGCTGGAGCAGGAGGTCACTAAACGGGACCAGAAGCTCCAACAGCAGGAACAAAGCATGAAAGAGCTACAGAAGCAGCAG GTTCAATTTAAGGAGGAActggaaaaagagaagagtAAAGTTGAGGATCTGAACAAAGCCAAGATTGTCCTGGAAAAGAATAACTCCAAAATAACATCTGAGTTAATTGCACTCACAGACAAGAGTGAAAAG GAGCTGAGTGGGTTGCAGGAAGCCAAACAGTTGTTAATCCAACAGAAACTGGAGCTGCAGGATCAGGTGGAGACTGTGCAGAGGGCCCTTGAGCAGGAGATGAAGGAGCACCAGGCCACCAGGGACAGCAGAACTCAGAGAGAAGAGCAGCTGCTTGTCAAAAACAAGAATGTCCAGGATCAGCTT GCAGCAGAGAAGCGAGccagagaggagcaggtgaaGCGTGGAGAAGAGGCAGAAGCTAAGCTAGGAGTGCAGGTGACCGCTTTGAATGAAAATGTGGCCACACTGAAGAGGGAATGGCAAGGAAGCCAGCGCAGAGTCAGTGAACTGGAGAAGCAGACAGATGAGCTGAGAGGAGAGATCGCTGTGTTGGAGGCCACTGTCCAGAACAACCAGGATGAGAGACGGGCTCTTTTAGAAAG GTGTGTGAAGGGTGAAGGTGAGATAGAGAAACTGCAGGCCAAATTGGTGGAACTAAGGAGGAAGCTGGACGACACAACAGCAGCCATGC
- the eea1 gene encoding early endosome antigen 1 isoform X1 codes for MFSLIQPRCVWLTHSPDDPPIRRCCLSSVRCSLNSDVNFPFGKLIGVCVQTNTIEVMLRRILQMTPGKGGSQNAESDQPSTDLNHDQTSEGFICPQCMKSHNSAEELFKHYELFHDTGDPPAHMAPTREDLTMLQQEVQDLHASLKEERWFSEELKKELDKVQGQLKQNDGQMTSEDSVLEKKLNDAETEKFNIKQMKDLFEQKAAQLATEIVDLKSRYDEEKSLREAADQRLAKLTDQLQKEKQENERLQTELLQRPGVEDVEVLQKELVQVQTLMDCMTCEREEESERLKSHYEQLQANYTTSEMRKLEMTISQLKAELEKGPQEVAVYSQQIHELQRNLNNLQQQSQSLSEKLALKEKEYQDLEGCLGAEKADKKAVQTSLKERELEVQELQARATGAEDLLQKTQSELAGRAEEVSKLKSEMTVLELKYAELKVERKQLEQQREERESQGAQQQTEISQLHAKLLEAERQLGEVQGRLKEQRQLSGEKLKDREQQVADLQLKLSRAEEQLKESASKSTDLQHQLEKAKQQYQELQVLQQNTNCKLREAQNDLEQVLRQIGDKDQKIQNLEALLQKSKDIVNQLEAEREDLCAKIQAGEGETAVLNQLKEKNHALQEQVAQLTDKLKNQSESNKQAQDNLHEQVQEQKTLLRSAQDHTHSLETSVTELTAQLADSKEKVAQLDSQLKAKTEILLSTEAAKAAQKANLENQLETVQHTLQDKQQELNKVQKKVDEQTQRLKERQEQSAQLETSFKECKDKLLASEQHIEQLGGFNKKLELQVGELQAAREQVQQELQKLQKEGSEVKQKAKEIQRLLETEKAGASTLQKELKKKAATLTDIQKQLERSEQDKAALKVNLDKVIQEGKTQLAELDRKAQSLATDLQKAQQEKETLRKEFVTLQEGLGKVNKALKESQSQLDTERTNHKSAMEDKEKSNEKARQELLKTNEAITKAVKESKEQMEQMKEAEKTLQVELNSLEQLHSKTQDTLKEKEKELVKLQAQLKTTQGSFEEEMKKLKGQAAELQEINVKKSEEENKLRAQVLGLSQELTTEKSRTAELQKVLEQSHESFNKLQSDFYGKESEVSALRQDLKASEEKLSLAQEELAANQSHQKGLETQIQELKMSRSLLEQEVTKRDQKLQQQEQSMKELQKQQVQFKEELEKEKSKVEDLNKAKIVLEKNNSKITSELIALTDKSEKELSGLQEAKQLLIQQKLELQDQVETVQRALEQEMKEHQATRDSRTQREEQLLVKNKNVQDQLAAEKRAREEQVKRGEEAEAKLGVQVTALNENVATLKREWQGSQRRVSELEKQTDELRGEIAVLEATVQNNQDERRALLERCVKGEGEIEKLQAKLVELRRKLDDTTAAMQELGRENQSLQIKQSQSLTRKWAEDHEVQNCMACGKGFSVTVRKHHCRHCGNIFCAECSSRNALTPSSKKPVRVCETCFEELQG; via the exons atgttttctttgatACAGCCACGCTGTGTCTGGCTCACCCATTCTCCGGATGACCCGCCCATTCGCCGCTGCTGTCTGAGCTCGGTCAGGTGTTCGTTGAACAGCGACGTAAACTTTCCATTTGGGAAACTTATTGGAGTTTGTGTCCAGACAAACACAATCGAGGTCATGCTCAGACGGATACTTCAAATG ACTCCTGGGAAAGGAGGCTCCCAAAATGCTGAGTCAGACCAGCCCAGCACGGACCTTAACCATGATCAGACATCTGAG GGCTTCATCTGTCCTCAGTGCATGAAGTCTCACAACTCTGCAGAGGAGCTATTTAAGCACTATGAACTGTTCCATGATACTGGCGACCCTCCTGCTCACATGGCCCCAACTCG TGAGGACCTTACGATGCTGCAGCAAGAGGTTCAGGACCTACATGCTTCTCTTAAG GAGGAAAGATGGTTCTCTGAAGAGCTTAAGAAGGAGTTAGACAAAGTCCAAGGACAACTGAAGCAA AATGATGGGCAAATGACCTCTGAGGACTCAG TTCTTGAAAAGAAGTTGAATGACGCAGAGACAGAAAAgttcaacataaaacaaatgaaagaccTGTTTGAGCAGAAGGCTGCCCAGCTGGCGACAGAGATAGTAG ACTTAAAGTCTCGCTATGATGAGGAGAAGAGTCTAAGAGAGGCTGCTGACCAAAGGCTGGCGAAATTAACTGACCAactgcagaaagaaaagcaggagaATGAGAGACTCCAAACAGAACTG CTGCAGAGACCGGGAGTGGAGGATGTGGAAGTCTTGCAGAAGGAGCTGGTGCAAGTGCAGACGTTGATGGACTGTATGACATgtgagagggaggaggagtCTGAACGCCTTAAAAGCCACTACGAGCAGCTACAGGCTAATTACACTACCTCAGAG ATGCGTAAACTAGAG ATGACCATATCCCAACTAAAGGCAGAGCTAGAGAAGGGTCCACAAGAAGTTGCTGTCTACTCTCAACAGATTCATGAGCTGCAGAGAAATCTGAATAATTTGCAGCAACAAAGCCAG AGCCTGTCTGAAAAGCTGGCACTGAAGGAGAAGGAGTATCAAGATCTGGAGGGGTGTCTGGGAGCTGAGAAAGCTGACAAAAAGGCAGTCCAAACCAGCTTGAAGGAGAGGGAGCTGGAGGTTCAAGAGCTCCAGGCTCGAGCCACAGGAGCTGAGGACTTGCTGCAGAAGACACAGTCAGAGCTTGCTGGGAGAGCTGAAGAGGTGTCAAAACTCAAGAGTGAGATGACAGTACTGGAGTTGAAGTATGCAGAGCTGAAGGTAGAGAGGAAACAGCTGGAACAGCAgagggaagaaagagaaagcCAAGGTGCTCAGCAGCAGACTGAGATCAGTCAG CTGCACGCCAAACTGCTGGAGGCAGAGAGGCAGCTGGGAGAGGTGCAAGGCCGTTTAAAAGAACAGAGGCAGTTGTCTGGGGAGAAACTGAAAGACCGTGAACAGCAAGTTGCTGACTTGCAGCTCAAACTCTCTCGTGCAGAAGAACAG ctAAAGGAGAGTGCCAGTAAGAGCACAGATCTGCAGCACCAACTGGAGAAAGCCAAGCAGCAGTACCAGGAGCTGCAGGTGctgcagcaaaacacaaactgcaaactACGTGAGGCTCAG AATGACCTGGAGCAAGTGTTGCGTCAGATTGGGGATAAAGACCAGAAGATCCAGAACCTAGAGGCTCTTCTGCAGAAGAGTAAAGACATTGTGAATCAGCTGGAAGCTGAGCGAGAAGACTTGTGTGCAAAGATCCAGGCTGGAGAGGGAGAAACGGCTGTCCTAAATCAGCTTAAAGAGAAAAACCATGCACTACAAGAACAG GTGGCACAGTTGACAGACAAGCTAAAAAACCAGTCTGAGAGCAACAAGCAAGCCCAGGATAATCTACATGAGCAGGTCCAGGAGCAGAAGACCCTGCTGCGTTCAGCGCAGGACCATACCCACtcactggagacctcagtcacTGAACTCACTGCCCAGCTGGCAGATAGCAAAGAAAAGGTAGCCCAGCTAGATTCTCAG ctAAAGGCAAAGACAGAAATTTTGCTGTCTACAGAGGCAGCAAAGGCTGCACAGAAGGCCAATCTGGAGAATCAGCTGGAGACTGTTCAACATACACTGCAGGACAAGCAGCAG GAACTGAATAAGGTGCAGAAAAAGGTGGATGAACAGACCCAAAGGCTCAAGGAGAGACAGGAGCAGTCTGCCCAGCTGGAAACCAGTTTCAAGGAATGCAAAgacaagctgctggcttcagaACAACATATAGAACAGCTAGGGGGCTTCaataag AAATTAGAGTTACAGGTTGGGGAGTTGCAGGCTGCACGGGAGCAGGTGCAGCAGGAATTACAAAAGCTGCAGAAGGAGGGATCAGAAGTGAAGCAGAAAGCAAAGGAGATTCAGCGCTTActagaaacagaaaaagcagg GGCTTCAACACTACAAAaggaattaaagaaaaaggCAGCTACTTTGACTGACATCCAAAAGCAGCTGGAGCGCTCTGAGCAGGATAAAGCTGCTCTAAAGGTGAACTTGGACAAGGTGATCCAGGAAGGAAAGACTCAACTAGCAGAGCTGGACAGGAAAGCTCAGAGTCTGGCAACAGACCTACAAAAAGCCCAACAAGAGAAAGAGACTCTAAGAAAAGAGTTTGTCACTCTTCAAGAGGGTCTGGGAAAGGTTAATAAGGCACTGAAAGAGAGTCAAAGTCAACTGGATACAGAGAGGACGAACCATAAGTCAGCAATGGAGGACAAG GAAAAGTCGAATGAAAAGGCCAGACAGGAGCTCCTGAAGACTAATGAGGCCATTACAAAGGCTGTGAAAGAATCTAAAGAGCAGATGGAGCAGATGAAAGAG GCAGAGAAAACGTTGCAAGTGGAGCTGAACTCATTGGAGCAGCTGCACTCCAAAACTCAGGATACactgaaggaaaaagagaaagaattgGTCAAACTGCAGGCACAACTGAAAACAACCCAGGGCTCCTTTGAAGAGGAGATGAAGAAACTGAAGGGCCAAGCGGCAGAGTTACAGGAAATCAACGTCAAGAAA AGTGAAGAGGAGAATAAGCTGAGGGCCCAGGTGTTGGGGCTTAGCCAGGAGCTAACAACTGAAAAAAGCCGGACAGCTGAGCTGCAGAAAGTACTGGAGCAAAGTCATGAAAGCTTCAATAAGCTTCAGTCTGACTTCTATGGCAAAGAGTCTGAAGTATCTGCCCTGCGTCAAGACCTCAAG GCATCAGAGGAGAAGCTGAGCTTGGCCCAAGAGGAGCTGGCTGCTAACCAATCCCATCAGAAAGGTTTAGAGACTCAGATTCAGGAACTGAAGATGAGCAGAAGCTTGCTGGAGCAGGAGGTCACTAAACGGGACCAGAAGCTCCAACAGCAGGAACAAAGCATGAAAGAGCTACAGAAGCAGCAG GTTCAATTTAAGGAGGAActggaaaaagagaagagtAAAGTTGAGGATCTGAACAAAGCCAAGATTGTCCTGGAAAAGAATAACTCCAAAATAACATCTGAGTTAATTGCACTCACAGACAAGAGTGAAAAG GAGCTGAGTGGGTTGCAGGAAGCCAAACAGTTGTTAATCCAACAGAAACTGGAGCTGCAGGATCAGGTGGAGACTGTGCAGAGGGCCCTTGAGCAGGAGATGAAGGAGCACCAGGCCACCAGGGACAGCAGAACTCAGAGAGAAGAGCAGCTGCTTGTCAAAAACAAGAATGTCCAGGATCAGCTT GCAGCAGAGAAGCGAGccagagaggagcaggtgaaGCGTGGAGAAGAGGCAGAAGCTAAGCTAGGAGTGCAGGTGACCGCTTTGAATGAAAATGTGGCCACACTGAAGAGGGAATGGCAAGGAAGCCAGCGCAGAGTCAGTGAACTGGAGAAGCAGACAGATGAGCTGAGAGGAGAGATCGCTGTGTTGGAGGCCACTGTCCAGAACAACCAGGATGAGAGACGGGCTCTTTTAGAAAG GTGTGTGAAGGGTGAAGGTGAGATAGAGAAACTGCAGGCCAAATTGGTGGAACTAAGGAGGAAGCTGGACGACACAACAGCAGCCATGC